One genomic window of Halorubrum hochsteinianum includes the following:
- a CDS encoding ATP-grasp protein translates to MADRFRSTEGLIDALADAEFDRPPALVSNAHITGLGVARALDAHDVPVIALDRAGGSAGGDSDGEAGAVTHDGLAPPSDAVDYAGAVTYPLDDLDGFREDVEAIVDAAGTEAVAFGCMDEWALSYAEADPEGVRLPFAGSDTLDDVLNKSELYATCEALGVPYPETYRLAETDAVGTREADATVEEAAEALGFPLVVKPELKRDFEEAFGTNVIEVADREEFADVVAAASDAGIAVMAQKRVDIATGKDHSLASYVPPSGADDALAVVGNAAVRFPLNFGTSCLVETADEPAIEERALAVLDDASYHGISEAEFVYDGAREEFLLLDVNTRPWKWISMPVAAGANLPMAAYAAVTDATYESDGVEPTRWVYLRDYLSLLAGDDAFWDQLSAADWRRLVSGDFEREGDLTTGVYRPSDPEPAAKLFETEFVDREYYCSC, encoded by the coding sequence ATGGCAGACCGGTTTCGCTCGACGGAGGGACTGATCGACGCGCTCGCGGACGCCGAGTTCGACCGCCCGCCCGCGCTCGTCAGCAACGCGCACATCACCGGCCTCGGCGTCGCTCGGGCGCTCGACGCCCACGACGTGCCCGTGATCGCGCTCGACCGCGCCGGCGGGAGCGCCGGCGGCGACTCGGACGGCGAGGCCGGAGCCGTCACCCACGACGGGCTCGCGCCGCCGTCGGACGCCGTCGACTACGCCGGGGCGGTGACGTACCCGCTCGACGACCTCGACGGGTTCCGTGAGGACGTGGAGGCGATCGTCGACGCCGCGGGCACCGAGGCGGTCGCGTTCGGCTGTATGGACGAGTGGGCGCTGTCGTACGCCGAGGCCGACCCCGAGGGCGTGCGGCTCCCCTTCGCCGGCAGCGACACGCTCGACGACGTGTTGAACAAGTCGGAGCTGTACGCGACCTGCGAGGCGCTGGGCGTCCCGTACCCCGAGACCTACCGGCTGGCGGAGACCGACGCGGTCGGCACGCGCGAGGCGGACGCGACAGTCGAGGAGGCCGCGGAGGCGCTCGGCTTCCCGCTGGTGGTGAAACCCGAGCTCAAGCGCGACTTCGAGGAGGCGTTCGGCACCAACGTGATCGAGGTCGCGGACCGCGAGGAGTTCGCGGACGTCGTCGCGGCCGCCAGCGACGCGGGAATCGCCGTGATGGCCCAGAAGCGCGTCGACATCGCGACAGGGAAGGATCACTCGCTGGCCTCCTACGTCCCGCCCTCGGGGGCCGACGACGCGCTCGCGGTGGTCGGCAACGCCGCGGTCCGATTCCCTCTGAACTTCGGCACCTCCTGTCTCGTCGAGACGGCCGACGAGCCGGCGATCGAGGAGCGCGCGCTCGCCGTCCTCGACGACGCGAGCTACCACGGGATCAGCGAGGCGGAGTTCGTCTACGACGGGGCCCGCGAGGAGTTCCTGCTGCTCGACGTCAACACGCGGCCGTGGAAGTGGATCTCCATGCCCGTCGCCGCGGGCGCGAACCTCCCGATGGCGGCGTACGCCGCGGTCACCGACGCGACCTACGAGTCGGACGGCGTCGAGCCGACGCGGTGGGTGTACCTCCGCGATTACCTCTCGCTTTTAGCCGGCGACGACGCGTTCTGGGATCAGCTGTCGGCCGCCGACTGGCGGCGGCTGGTGTCGGGCGACTTCGAGCGTGAGGGCGACCTGACGACCGGCGTCTACCGCCCCTCCGACCCGGAACCGGCGGCGAAGCTGTTCGAGACGGAGTTCGTCGACCGCGAGTACTACTGCTCCTGTTGA
- a CDS encoding DUF5813 family protein yields the protein MTDLDDDADRADPASPDGDATGSDAGPTEELPDRVRRAFADHGSFERDGDGWVSTTTAFDGRVRAAPAGEGQIRFTVTVRVPTLSAVTADEVADVVEDGWADTFERRVVDVGGVTRREREFDPAVETGGDEIAVTYALTDINERRGVDDAGALIDFVEGTYVQGVIPGYEYTGPVSELLAAARRHGNDGAV from the coding sequence ATGACGGACCTCGACGACGACGCCGACCGCGCCGACCCCGCGAGCCCCGACGGCGACGCCACCGGCAGCGACGCCGGCCCGACCGAGGAGCTCCCCGACCGCGTCCGCCGGGCGTTCGCGGACCACGGCTCCTTCGAGCGCGACGGCGACGGCTGGGTCTCGACCACCACCGCCTTCGACGGCCGCGTCCGCGCCGCGCCGGCCGGCGAGGGGCAGATTCGGTTCACGGTCACGGTCCGGGTGCCGACCCTCTCGGCCGTTACCGCCGACGAGGTCGCCGACGTGGTCGAGGACGGCTGGGCCGACACGTTCGAGCGCCGCGTCGTCGACGTCGGCGGCGTCACCCGCCGCGAGCGCGAGTTCGACCCCGCCGTCGAGACCGGCGGCGACGAGATCGCGGTCACCTACGCGCTCACGGATATCAACGAGCGGCGCGGCGTCGACGACGCGGGCGCGCTGATCGACTTCGTGGAGGGGACGTACGTCCAGGGCGTGATCCCCGGTTACGAGTACACGGGGCCGGTCTCGGAGCTGCTCGCGGCCGCGCGACGACACGGGAACGACGGCGCGGTCTGA
- the tmk gene encoding dTMP kinase, which yields MLITLEGLDGSGKTTVWEALHDVYPDATFTREPTDSWYGDAVARSMGDGDADPLAELFLYTADHANHLSETIRPALADGDLVISDRYSDSRFAYQGAALARADVDIQRPMEYVQGVHAAFSREPDATVYLDLDPETAAERAGRTDKFERDGYLAAVGENYERLLDADPGRFHRVDATRSPEDVIARVESIVADLLDR from the coding sequence ATGCTGATCACGCTGGAGGGGCTCGACGGCAGCGGCAAGACGACGGTCTGGGAGGCGCTCCACGACGTGTATCCCGACGCGACGTTCACCCGCGAGCCGACGGACAGCTGGTACGGCGACGCGGTGGCGCGGTCGATGGGCGACGGCGACGCCGACCCGCTCGCGGAGCTGTTCCTGTACACCGCCGACCACGCGAACCACCTCTCCGAGACGATACGCCCGGCGCTCGCCGACGGCGATCTGGTGATCTCCGACCGCTACTCGGACTCGCGGTTCGCCTACCAGGGGGCGGCGCTCGCACGCGCCGATGTCGACATCCAGCGACCGATGGAGTACGTCCAAGGGGTCCACGCGGCGTTCTCCCGCGAGCCGGACGCGACCGTCTATCTCGACCTCGACCCGGAGACCGCGGCCGAGCGCGCCGGGCGGACGGACAAGTTCGAGCGCGACGGCTACCTCGCGGCCGTCGGCGAGAACTACGAGCGCCTGCTGGACGCCGACCCCGGGCGGTTCCACCGCGTCGACGCGACGCGGTCGCCGGAGGACGTCATCGCGCGGGTGGAGTCGATCGTCGCGGACCTGCTCGACCGCTGA
- a CDS encoding hemolysin family protein: MVAIAVSLSRVAAALVLVVLNGFFVASEFAFVRIRSTSVEEMVEDGKAGAETLQAVMTNLDDYLAATQLGITLASLGLGWIGEPAVAALLEPVLGPLLPENLVHLVAFAVGFSFITFLHVVFGELAPKTIAIAQAERISLLLAPPMRLAYLLFAPGIAVFNGTANAFTSLIGIPPASESDETLEEREIRRVLARAGEAGHVDESEVAMIEGVFELDDTAARELMVPRPDVVSLSADASLSAVRETILDAGHTRYPVVARDDADRVVGFVDVKDVLRATEAGDDDATAGELAREILVVPETTSASDLLVQFRDERRQMAAVIDEWGAFEGIATVEDVAEALVGDLRDEFDTPEHDHTIRRTDDRTHEADGSVPLAAVNDALGTDLDGDGYETLGGFVLDAIGRSPEVGDVAETEAFAFEVTAVDGARISTVRVTQREDDGGSADAAADGDGAGDDASE; the protein is encoded by the coding sequence ATGGTAGCGATCGCCGTCTCGCTGTCGCGCGTCGCGGCGGCACTGGTGTTGGTCGTCCTCAACGGCTTCTTCGTCGCGTCCGAGTTCGCGTTCGTCCGGATCCGCTCGACTTCGGTCGAAGAGATGGTCGAGGACGGGAAGGCGGGCGCGGAGACGCTTCAGGCGGTGATGACAAACCTCGACGACTACCTCGCGGCGACCCAGCTCGGGATCACGCTCGCGTCGCTCGGGCTGGGGTGGATCGGCGAGCCGGCGGTCGCGGCGCTGCTGGAGCCGGTCCTCGGGCCGCTGCTCCCCGAGAACCTCGTCCACCTCGTCGCGTTCGCGGTCGGGTTCTCGTTCATCACGTTCCTCCACGTCGTCTTCGGCGAGCTCGCGCCGAAGACCATCGCCATCGCGCAGGCCGAGCGGATCTCGCTGCTGCTCGCGCCGCCGATGCGGCTCGCGTACCTGCTCTTCGCGCCCGGGATCGCGGTGTTCAACGGCACCGCGAACGCCTTCACGAGCCTGATCGGCATCCCGCCGGCCTCCGAGAGCGACGAGACGCTCGAAGAGCGCGAGATCCGGCGCGTGCTGGCCCGCGCCGGCGAGGCGGGCCACGTCGACGAGTCCGAGGTCGCGATGATCGAGGGCGTCTTCGAGCTCGACGACACCGCGGCCCGCGAGCTGATGGTCCCCCGCCCGGACGTGGTCTCGCTGTCCGCGGACGCGTCGCTCTCGGCGGTCCGCGAGACGATCCTCGACGCCGGCCACACCCGCTACCCGGTCGTCGCCCGCGACGACGCCGACCGCGTCGTCGGCTTCGTGGACGTGAAAGACGTGCTGCGCGCGACCGAGGCGGGCGACGACGACGCCACCGCGGGCGAGCTGGCCCGGGAGATTCTCGTCGTCCCCGAGACGACGAGCGCGAGCGACCTCCTCGTTCAGTTCCGCGACGAGCGCCGACAGATGGCGGCCGTCATCGACGAGTGGGGCGCGTTCGAGGGGATCGCGACCGTCGAGGACGTCGCCGAGGCGCTCGTCGGCGACCTCCGCGACGAGTTCGACACCCCCGAGCACGACCACACTATCCGCCGGACCGACGATCGGACCCACGAGGCCGACGGCTCCGTCCCGCTGGCGGCCGTCAACGACGCGCTCGGCACCGACCTCGACGGCGACGGCTACGAGACCCTCGGCGGGTTCGTCCTCGACGCGATCGGTCGCTCCCCGGAGGTCGGCGACGTCGCCGAGACGGAGGCGTTCGCCTTCGAGGTCACCGCGGTCGACGGCGCGCGCATCTCGACGGTGCGCGTCACGCAGCGCGAGGACGACGGCGGGTCCGCGGACGCCGCCGCCGACGGCGACGGGGCCGGAGACGACGCGAGCGAGTGA
- a CDS encoding universal stress protein, giving the protein MVDRICVPTDDSDAAAAALDHALAVAADHGATVHLLHVADTTRDSVTRIGGDVVDVLEREGESIVADAAARAADRGVETETAVRQGGVPETVAAYAAEADADLLVMSTRGRQGVERLVGSTTERVVRQSSVPVLTLRPGDDETAYPYEDVVVPTDGSGAATAALDRAIPIAERAGATVHVLSVVATGGIGVGDYVDADVLAEYADDEVAEGVERVEAAGVAAVGAVEVAPSAPRGIRAYVEEHGVDLVAMGTHGRTGVSRYLLGSVAERALRTVPVPVLTVPATEADEE; this is encoded by the coding sequence ATGGTCGACCGAATCTGTGTCCCCACCGACGACAGCGACGCGGCCGCGGCGGCCCTCGATCACGCCCTCGCCGTCGCCGCCGACCACGGCGCGACCGTCCACCTCCTCCACGTCGCGGACACGACCCGCGACAGCGTGACGCGGATCGGCGGCGACGTGGTGGACGTGCTCGAACGCGAGGGCGAGTCGATCGTCGCGGACGCGGCCGCCCGCGCTGCCGACCGCGGCGTCGAGACGGAGACGGCGGTCCGACAGGGCGGCGTCCCGGAGACGGTCGCCGCGTACGCCGCGGAGGCCGACGCCGACCTCCTCGTCATGTCGACGCGCGGCCGGCAGGGCGTCGAGCGCCTCGTCGGCAGCACGACAGAGCGCGTCGTCAGGCAGTCCTCGGTGCCGGTGTTGACCCTTCGCCCGGGCGACGACGAGACCGCGTACCCGTACGAGGACGTGGTGGTGCCGACCGACGGCAGCGGTGCGGCGACCGCCGCGCTCGACCGGGCGATCCCCATCGCGGAGCGCGCGGGCGCGACCGTCCACGTCCTCTCGGTCGTCGCCACCGGCGGGATCGGCGTCGGCGACTACGTCGACGCGGACGTCCTCGCCGAGTACGCCGACGACGAGGTCGCCGAAGGCGTCGAGCGGGTCGAGGCCGCCGGGGTCGCGGCAGTCGGTGCCGTCGAGGTCGCCCCCTCGGCCCCGCGCGGCATCCGCGCGTACGTCGAGGAGCACGGCGTCGACCTCGTGGCGATGGGCACCCACGGCCGGACCGGCGTGAGCCGGTACCTGCTGGGGAGCGTCGCCGAGCGCGCCCTCCGGACCGTCCCCGTGCCGGTGTTGACCGTCCCGGCGACCGAGGCGGACGAGGAGTAA
- a CDS encoding complex I NDUFA9 subunit family protein — MKVLVAGGTGFIGSYLCRALAEDGHAVTALSRSPEETPEGVTGVSGDVTDHGSIESAVEGHDAVVNLVALSPLFEPEGGNRMHDRIHRGGTENLVRAAEDGGVERFVQLSALGADPNGDTAYIRAKGEAEAIVRESDLDWAIFRPSVVFGEGGEFVSFTKRLKGMFAPGVPLYPLPGGGKTRFQPIHVEDLVPMIAAAVTEEEHAGETYEIGGPEVLTLRQVTDLVYEAERKGVTILPLPMPLAKIGLSVLGAVPGFPMGPDQYRSLKFDNTTADNDVAAFGVDAAELTTLGEHLGVR; from the coding sequence ATGAAAGTACTGGTAGCCGGCGGGACCGGATTCATCGGGTCGTACCTCTGTCGCGCGCTCGCCGAGGACGGCCACGCGGTGACCGCGCTCTCCCGCTCGCCCGAGGAGACGCCGGAAGGGGTGACGGGCGTCAGCGGCGACGTGACCGACCACGGCTCCATCGAATCGGCCGTCGAGGGCCACGACGCGGTCGTGAATCTGGTCGCGCTCTCGCCGCTGTTCGAGCCGGAGGGCGGCAACCGCATGCACGACCGGATCCACCGCGGCGGGACCGAGAACCTCGTCCGCGCGGCCGAGGACGGCGGCGTCGAGCGGTTCGTCCAGCTGAGCGCGCTCGGCGCGGACCCGAACGGCGACACCGCCTACATCCGCGCGAAGGGCGAGGCGGAGGCGATCGTCCGCGAGAGCGACCTCGACTGGGCGATCTTCCGCCCGTCGGTCGTCTTCGGCGAGGGCGGCGAGTTCGTCTCGTTCACCAAGCGGCTGAAGGGGATGTTCGCGCCGGGCGTCCCGCTGTACCCGCTTCCGGGCGGCGGCAAGACGCGGTTCCAACCGATCCACGTCGAGGATCTGGTTCCCATGATCGCCGCGGCGGTGACCGAAGAGGAACACGCCGGCGAGACCTACGAGATCGGCGGCCCGGAGGTGCTCACGCTCCGACAGGTGACCGATCTGGTCTACGAGGCCGAGAGGAAGGGCGTCACCATCCTCCCGCTTCCCATGCCGCTCGCGAAGATCGGGCTCTCCGTGCTGGGTGCGGTTCCCGGGTTCCCGATGGGTCCGGACCAGTACCGCTCGCTGAAGTTCGACAACACGACCGCCGACAACGACGTCGCGGCGTTCGGCGTCGACGCCGCCGAACTGACGACGCTCGGCGAGCACTTGGGGGTGCGATGA
- a CDS encoding tubulin/FtsZ family protein, whose protein sequence is MKLAMIGFGQAGGKVVDKFLEYDKRTGSEIVRAAAAVNTAKADLMGLEHIAEDQRVLIGQSRVKGHGVGADNELGAEIAEEDIDEVQGAIDSIPVHEVDAFLVVAGLGGGTGSGGAPVLAKHLKRIYTEPVYGLGILPGSDEGGIYTLNAARSFQTFVREVDNLMVFDNDAWRKTGESVQGGYEEINEEIVRRFGILFGAGEIQQGQEVAESVVDSSEIINTLSGGGVSTVGYAEEEVEERSSGGLLSRLRDDGNDEELDSAHTTNRITSLVRKAALGRLTLPCEIEGAERALLVLAGPPEYLNRKGIERGRKWLEEQTGSMEVRGGDYPYRGAGFVATVILLAGVTNVPRIKELQQVAIEAQDNLDEIREESDENLDELVSDDSDELESLF, encoded by the coding sequence ATGAAACTCGCAATGATCGGATTCGGACAGGCGGGGGGTAAAGTCGTCGACAAGTTCTTGGAGTACGATAAGCGGACGGGCTCCGAGATAGTTCGGGCCGCAGCGGCCGTTAACACGGCGAAGGCGGACCTCATGGGGCTCGAACACATCGCCGAGGACCAGCGCGTCCTCATCGGCCAGTCCCGGGTGAAGGGCCACGGCGTGGGCGCGGACAACGAACTGGGCGCAGAAATCGCGGAGGAGGACATCGACGAGGTCCAGGGCGCGATCGACTCGATCCCGGTCCACGAGGTGGACGCGTTCCTCGTCGTCGCCGGGCTCGGCGGCGGGACCGGCTCCGGCGGCGCGCCGGTGCTGGCGAAACACCTCAAGCGGATCTACACCGAGCCGGTGTACGGGCTGGGGATCCTGCCGGGCAGTGACGAGGGCGGCATTTACACCCTCAACGCGGCCCGCTCGTTCCAGACGTTCGTCCGCGAGGTGGACAACCTGATGGTGTTCGACAACGACGCCTGGCGGAAGACGGGCGAGTCCGTCCAGGGCGGCTACGAGGAGATCAACGAGGAGATCGTCCGGCGGTTCGGCATCCTGTTCGGCGCGGGCGAGATCCAGCAGGGCCAGGAGGTCGCAGAGAGCGTCGTCGACTCCTCGGAGATCATCAACACCCTCTCCGGGGGCGGCGTCTCGACGGTCGGCTACGCCGAGGAGGAGGTCGAAGAGCGCTCCTCGGGCGGGCTGCTCTCGCGGCTCCGCGACGACGGCAACGACGAGGAACTCGACAGCGCACACACCACGAACCGGATCACCAGCCTCGTGCGCAAGGCGGCGCTGGGGCGGCTCACGCTCCCCTGTGAGATCGAGGGCGCGGAGCGCGCGCTGCTCGTGCTCGCCGGCCCGCCGGAGTACCTCAACCGGAAGGGCATCGAGCGCGGCCGCAAGTGGCTCGAAGAGCAGACCGGCTCGATGGAGGTCCGCGGCGGGGACTACCCGTACCGCGGCGCTGGCTTCGTCGCGACCGTCATCCTGCTCGCGGGCGTCACGAACGTCCCGCGGATCAAGGAGCTCCAGCAGGTCGCCATCGAGGCGCAGGACAACTTAGACGAGATCCGCGAGGAGAGCGACGAGAACCTCGACGAGCTCGTCAGCGACGACAGCGACGAGCTGGAGTCCCTGTTCTAA
- the cofC gene encoding 2-phospho-L-lactate guanylyltransferase, translated as MEVIVPFSTDRPKSRLADVLSPDERRAFARAMLTDVLESIVAAGGEPRVLATDAVDVDRPVTVDDRPLTTAVNAALDGHFETAGAADGSVEPVAVVMADLALATPDAVERLFAAGRDADVAVAPGRGGGTNAFVSSHADFRVDYHGASYLDHRDIAAEVGAGFVAVDSRRLGTDVDESDDLAEVLIHGEGRAATWLREAGFVLDTSGGRVGAVRE; from the coding sequence ATGGAGGTCATCGTTCCCTTTTCGACCGACCGGCCGAAGTCGCGGCTCGCCGACGTGCTCTCGCCCGACGAGCGACGCGCGTTCGCGCGAGCGATGCTGACGGACGTGCTGGAGTCGATCGTCGCCGCCGGCGGCGAGCCGCGGGTCCTCGCGACCGACGCGGTCGACGTCGATCGCCCGGTGACCGTCGACGACCGCCCGCTGACGACGGCGGTGAACGCGGCGCTCGACGGGCACTTCGAGACCGCCGGAGCCGCCGACGGCTCGGTCGAGCCGGTCGCCGTCGTGATGGCGGACCTCGCGCTGGCGACCCCGGACGCGGTCGAGCGCCTGTTCGCGGCCGGGCGCGACGCGGACGTGGCGGTCGCTCCGGGGCGGGGCGGCGGCACGAACGCGTTCGTCTCCTCACACGCCGACTTCCGGGTGGACTACCACGGCGCGTCGTACCTCGACCACCGCGACATCGCGGCCGAGGTCGGCGCGGGGTTCGTCGCGGTCGACTCCCGCCGGCTCGGCACCGACGTCGACGAGTCGGACGACCTCGCAGAGGTGCTGATCCACGGCGAGGGACGGGCGGCGACGTGGCTCCGCGAGGCCGGCTTCGTCCTCGACACGTCCGGCGGGCGCGTGGGGGCGGTCCGGGAGTGA
- the cofG gene encoding 7,8-didemethyl-8-hydroxy-5-deazariboflavin synthase subunit CofG: MFAGTDEYDVDVAVDERDVERLLSVTPADVDTADRLTFARNVFIPLTTACRYTCTYCTYYDVPGEASLLSPEEVRERCRVGADAGCTEALFTFGDDPDERYTAVHETLAEWGFESIHDYLYRACEIALEEGLLPHSNPGDLTESQFAALREVNASMGVMLETTADVDAHSGGRRKTPGQRLNTIRAAGRQGVPFTTGILVGIGEDWRDRAESLLAIRALHERYGHVQEVIVQNVVPNERSDFPKPDLETMRRVVAMARAALPEEVSVQVPPNLSPAAELVDCGIDDLGGVSPVTDDYINPAYEWPDLRELEAVADAGGVPLRERLPTYARYLPDDCRPAGVAPAPDPDGREAWVPPAVRERIADGDVHGRRLRAVARGDGPLAVRSD, translated from the coding sequence GTGTTCGCCGGGACCGACGAGTACGATGTCGACGTCGCTGTCGACGAGCGGGACGTCGAGCGACTGCTCTCGGTCACTCCCGCCGACGTCGACACGGCCGACCGGCTCACGTTCGCGCGCAACGTCTTCATCCCGCTGACCACGGCGTGCCGGTACACCTGTACGTACTGTACCTACTACGACGTGCCGGGCGAGGCGTCGCTGTTGTCGCCCGAGGAGGTGCGCGAGCGGTGCCGCGTCGGGGCCGACGCCGGCTGTACGGAGGCGCTTTTCACCTTCGGCGACGACCCCGACGAGCGGTACACCGCGGTCCACGAGACGCTCGCCGAGTGGGGGTTCGAGTCGATCCACGACTATCTCTACCGCGCCTGCGAGATCGCCTTGGAGGAGGGGCTGCTCCCGCACTCGAACCCGGGCGATCTCACCGAGTCGCAGTTCGCCGCCCTCCGCGAGGTGAACGCGTCGATGGGCGTCATGCTGGAGACGACGGCCGACGTCGACGCGCACTCGGGCGGCCGCCGGAAGACGCCGGGCCAGCGGCTCAACACGATCCGCGCGGCGGGCCGGCAAGGCGTCCCGTTCACCACCGGAATCTTAGTCGGCATCGGCGAGGACTGGCGGGACCGCGCCGAGAGTCTGCTCGCGATCCGGGCGCTCCACGAGCGGTACGGCCACGTTCAGGAGGTGATCGTCCAGAACGTCGTCCCGAACGAGCGCTCGGACTTCCCGAAGCCGGACTTGGAGACGATGCGCCGCGTCGTCGCCATGGCGCGCGCCGCGCTGCCCGAGGAAGTCTCCGTTCAGGTCCCGCCGAACCTCTCGCCGGCGGCGGAGCTGGTCGACTGCGGGATCGACGACCTCGGCGGCGTCTCGCCGGTGACGGACGACTACATCAACCCCGCCTACGAGTGGCCGGACCTCCGCGAACTCGAAGCCGTGGCCGACGCCGGCGGCGTGCCGCTCCGCGAGCGACTCCCCACCTACGCCCGATACCTCCCCGACGACTGCCGGCCCGCGGGCGTCGCCCCCGCGCCCGACCCGGACGGTCGCGAGGCGTGGGTCCCCCCGGCGGTCCGCGAGCGGATCGCCGACGGCGACGTCCACGGGCGGCGGCTGCGGGCGGTCGCCCGCGGCGACGGCCCGCTGGCGGTCCGGAGCGACTGA
- a CDS encoding mechanosensitive ion channel family protein, whose protein sequence is MNPLQLDAITNAVDVAAIAGTLIRFVAGFVAVLLLGKYVLIPGLRRVVRSRGFDEAVLSLGTNVLNAVVWVAAVAIGFAVAGYGAFLSAFAVFGGALALAVGFAAQDLLGNFVAGVFILKDKPFEVGDWIEWDGKSGRVEEIDLRVSRIRTFDNELVTVPNGDLANNAVTNPVAYDTLRQKFVFGIGYDDDIGEATDIIVEKAEAHEEILDDPGVSVRVVELGDSAVGLQSRWWIDDPDRADFVRVRSEYVTAVKEAFDDAGIDMPYVHRQLTGSVEVLESVADE, encoded by the coding sequence ATGAATCCCTTACAACTCGACGCGATCACGAACGCGGTCGACGTGGCGGCGATCGCGGGGACGCTGATCCGATTCGTCGCCGGTTTCGTGGCCGTGCTGTTGCTCGGGAAGTACGTGCTCATTCCGGGGCTCCGACGGGTCGTCAGATCGCGCGGGTTCGACGAGGCGGTGTTGAGCCTCGGGACGAACGTGCTCAACGCCGTCGTCTGGGTGGCGGCGGTCGCCATCGGGTTCGCCGTGGCCGGCTACGGCGCGTTCCTCTCTGCGTTCGCCGTCTTCGGCGGCGCGCTCGCGCTCGCGGTCGGCTTCGCCGCGCAGGACCTGCTCGGCAACTTCGTCGCCGGCGTGTTCATCCTGAAGGACAAGCCGTTCGAGGTCGGCGACTGGATCGAGTGGGACGGGAAGAGCGGTCGCGTCGAGGAGATCGACCTGCGCGTCTCGCGGATCCGGACCTTCGACAACGAACTCGTCACGGTCCCGAACGGCGATCTGGCGAACAACGCGGTGACGAACCCGGTCGCGTACGACACGCTCCGTCAGAAGTTCGTCTTCGGGATCGGCTACGACGACGACATCGGCGAGGCGACGGACATCATCGTCGAGAAGGCGGAAGCGCACGAGGAGATACTCGACGACCCCGGCGTCTCCGTCCGCGTCGTCGAGCTCGGCGACTCCGCGGTCGGCCTCCAGTCGCGCTGGTGGATCGACGACCCCGACCGCGCCGATTTCGTCCGGGTGCGCTCCGAGTACGTCACCGCGGTGAAGGAGGCGTTCGACGACGCCGGCATTGACATGCCGTACGTCCACCGGCAGCTCACCGGCAGCGTCGAGGTGCTCGAATCGGTCGCGGACGAGTAG